A single Dunckerocampus dactyliophorus isolate RoL2022-P2 chromosome 2, RoL_Ddac_1.1, whole genome shotgun sequence DNA region contains:
- the LOC129177522 gene encoding zinc finger and SCAN domain-containing protein 2, giving the protein MSIQQGACMAHGVAFQSKLASIMDTLAQAAVLEIAKLWEDAFALVHAELRRRDREVEALERKLLENQRQAPQMLPFGSSKRDQQHKPPPPPPPPPPTTTTDGPVSEPVGSSSEQSPKEKTDTSASQRTAALPPQSEENPSMRTCDRTKEDRPVKLEDEDDIMIVEQLSDCEHSGNQPADSSEDQENHQWSSVSVGDSDTTEESDYFLAPNSQNLDSEILFIENALDILDGSAEAAFSESLIMGARHGTSSQTRGPGTLRQVHPGQGEDREESIRAFSPHNRVFVFSDPRLPKSTASGRVKEKWFICPFCGKSFDRVSHLEIHQRIHTGEKPYTCDTCGKCFSQRSNLRTHQRTHKEGSAQISA; this is encoded by the exons ATGTCAATACAACAGGGGGCCTGCATGGCTCACGGTGTGGCTTTCCAGAGCAAGCTAGCCTCCATCATGGACACGCTCGCCCAAGCGGCCGTGTTGGAGATAGCCAAACTGTGGGAGGACGCTTTTGCGCTCGTCCACGCCGAGCTACGCCGGAGAGACCGGGAGGTGGAAGCCTTGGAGAGGAAGCTGCTTGAAAACCAGCGACAAGCTCCGCAGATGTTGCCATTTGGCTCCTCCAAGAGAGACCAGCAACAcaagccgccgccgccgccgccgccgccgccgcccaCTACTACCACCGATG GTCCAGTTTCTGAGCCAGTGGGGTCGTCTTCAGAGCAGAGCCCTAAAGAGAAGACTGACACCTCCGCCAGTCAGAGAACAGCGGCACTGCCCCCCCAGTCCGAGGAGAACCCGAGCATGCGGACCTGTGACAGAACCAAAGAAGACCGCCCTGTCAAGCTGGAAGATGAGGACGACATCATGATTGTGGAGCAGCTATCGGACTGTGAGCACAGCGGCAATCAACCCGCCGACTCTTCAGAGGACCAGGAGAACCACCAGTGGTCCTCAGTTTCTGTGGGAGACAGCGACACCACAGAGGAGTCTGACTACTTTCTGGCACCAAATTCCCAGAATCTTGACTCGGAAATCCTGTTCATCGAGAACGCCTTGGACATTCTTGATGGTTCTGCAGAGGCGGCCTTCTCAGAAAGCTTGATCATGGGAGCCAGACACGGTACTTCCAGTCAGACCAGAGGTCCTGGGACTTTAAGACAAGTACACCCGGGTCAGGGTGAGGACAGAGAAGAGTCCATCAGAGCATTCAGTCCACATAACAGAGTCTTCGTCTTTAGCGACCCCAGGCTGCCCAAAAGCACGGCCAGCGGCCGCGTCAAAGAAAAGTGGTTCATCTGCCCGTTCTGCGGCAAAAGCTTTGACCGTGTCAGCCACCTGGAGATCCACCAGCGCATTCACACAGGGGAGAAGCCGTACACGTGTGACACTTGCGGCAAGTGTTTCTCCCAGAGGAGCAACCTGCGTACGCACCAGCGCACGCACAAAGAGGGGTCGGCCCAAATCTCTGCTTGA